From a single Micromonospora pallida genomic region:
- the yidC gene encoding membrane protein insertase YidC, whose protein sequence is MFSLDWIYYAISWILLAWHAAWDAIGVPDGAVLGTNWAWILAIIFLVVTVRVILFPVFVKQIKSQRAMQALQPQVKALQEKHKGDRETLQKEMMELYRKEKANPLMGCLPMFLQIPVFLGLFHVLRRLDPAKVNKTLYGWTVEQFESASAAKLFTAPIAGKFGSTADELARLGANGTTVKVMAGILVLVMMGTTYLTSRQMILKTGWAEDPQQRMIQRLMLYGIPLSLLVSGAIFPIGVIIYWVTNNLFTLGQQQWVLRKYPPPPSMTAKAGTAGRSTAQPAKTVGLLGRKKPEPVPPKPAAPKVAGPKPGAKPVNPKKGGPAKRRG, encoded by the coding sequence GTGTTTAGTCTCGACTGGATCTACTACGCGATTTCGTGGATCCTCCTGGCCTGGCATGCGGCCTGGGACGCCATCGGGGTGCCGGACGGCGCGGTCCTGGGGACGAACTGGGCCTGGATCCTGGCGATCATCTTCCTGGTGGTCACCGTCCGGGTGATCCTCTTCCCGGTCTTCGTCAAGCAGATCAAGTCGCAGCGGGCCATGCAGGCGTTGCAGCCGCAGGTCAAGGCGCTCCAGGAGAAGCACAAGGGTGACCGGGAGACGCTCCAGAAAGAGATGATGGAGCTCTACCGGAAGGAAAAGGCCAACCCGCTTATGGGCTGCCTTCCGATGTTCCTCCAGATTCCCGTCTTCCTGGGCCTCTTCCACGTGCTGCGCCGCCTCGACCCGGCCAAGGTCAACAAGACGCTCTACGGCTGGACGGTCGAGCAGTTCGAGAGCGCCTCCGCGGCGAAGCTCTTCACCGCGCCGATCGCCGGCAAGTTCGGCTCGACCGCCGACGAACTGGCCCGGCTCGGTGCCAACGGCACCACGGTCAAGGTCATGGCCGGCATCCTGGTCCTGGTCATGATGGGTACCACCTACCTGACCAGCCGCCAGATGATCCTCAAGACCGGTTGGGCGGAGGACCCGCAGCAGCGGATGATCCAGCGCCTCATGCTCTACGGCATCCCGCTGTCGCTGCTGGTCTCCGGCGCGATCTTCCCGATCGGCGTGATCATCTACTGGGTCACCAACAACCTCTTCACCCTCGGCCAGCAGCAGTGGGTGCTCCGCAAGTACCCGCCGCCGCCCAGCATGACCGCCAAGGCGGGCACCGCCGGCCGTAGCACCGCGCAGCCGGCCAAGACCGTTGGCCTGCTGGGCCGGAAGAAGCCCGAGCCGGTCCCGCCGAAGCCCGCCGCTCCCAAGGTCGCCGGCCCGAAGCCAGGTGCCAAGCCGGTCAACCCGAAGAAGGGCGGGCCCGCCAAGCGGCGGGGCTGA
- the dnaA gene encoding chromosomal replication initiator protein DnaA codes for MAGTTDLAAVWTATTDELADEIISAQQRAYLRLTRLRAIVEDTALLSVPDAFTRDVIESRLRPAITEALTRRLGRPIQVAVTVRVAEDGAGRPAGTVYRSVPETEAPELPFPGYDAGPEAPAPFREDPSAVFHQEPAVFHPEEEDGTGTGSPAGPVRGGPPGDDALRLIPTSRGSQEPLFTASFAEPLRGNPPGPDRRGYDDRDGGGPDRPYDRRYHDDAGPVQNRLPRDGGTDSGPGRGGLDHRPGGRDDRRLPGGVETGGNRLNPKYMFETFVIGSSNRFAHAASVAVAESPAKAYNPLFIYGSSGLGKTHLLHAIGHYATTLGNARSVRYVSTEEFTNDFINSLRDDKTSAFQRRYRDVDILLIDDIQFLENRERTQEEFFHTFNTLHNANKQIVITSDRSPKQLATLEDRLRTRFEWGLLADIQPPDLETRIAILQKKAAQERLYAPPDVLEFIASRVSNSIRELEGALIRVTAFASLTRSTVELSLAEEVLRDFIPDGAGPEITADQIMVSTADYFGVSLEDLRGHSRSRVLVNARQVAMYLCRELTDLSLPRIGQAFGGRDHTTVMHADRKIRQQMAERRSLYNQIAELTNRIKQTS; via the coding sequence ATGGCCGGAACGACCGACCTTGCCGCGGTGTGGACCGCGACGACGGACGAGCTCGCCGACGAGATCATTTCGGCGCAGCAACGGGCCTACCTCCGGCTGACCCGGTTGCGCGCGATCGTCGAGGACACCGCACTGCTCTCCGTGCCCGACGCCTTCACGCGGGACGTGATCGAGTCGCGGCTCCGGCCGGCGATCACCGAGGCGCTCACCCGGCGACTGGGCCGGCCGATCCAGGTGGCGGTCACCGTCCGGGTCGCCGAGGACGGCGCGGGCCGTCCGGCGGGCACCGTGTACCGCAGCGTGCCCGAGACCGAGGCGCCCGAGCTGCCCTTCCCCGGCTACGACGCCGGCCCCGAGGCGCCGGCCCCGTTCCGGGAGGACCCGTCGGCCGTCTTCCATCAGGAGCCGGCCGTCTTCCATCCGGAGGAGGAGGACGGCACCGGCACCGGATCGCCGGCCGGTCCGGTCCGGGGCGGACCGCCCGGCGACGACGCCCTGCGCCTGATCCCGACCAGCCGGGGCAGCCAGGAACCCCTCTTCACCGCCAGCTTCGCCGAGCCGCTGCGGGGCAACCCGCCCGGACCGGACCGGCGGGGGTACGACGATCGCGACGGTGGCGGCCCCGACCGCCCGTACGACCGGCGGTACCACGACGACGCCGGACCGGTACAAAACCGGCTGCCCCGCGACGGCGGCACGGACAGCGGGCCGGGACGCGGTGGCCTGGACCACCGGCCGGGCGGGCGGGACGACCGGCGGCTCCCCGGGGGAGTGGAGACCGGCGGGAACCGGCTCAACCCCAAGTACATGTTCGAGACGTTCGTCATCGGCTCGTCCAACCGGTTCGCCCACGCGGCGAGCGTGGCGGTGGCCGAGTCGCCGGCCAAGGCGTACAACCCGCTGTTCATCTACGGCAGTTCGGGGCTGGGCAAGACCCATCTGCTGCACGCCATCGGGCACTACGCCACCACGCTGGGCAACGCCCGCTCGGTCCGGTACGTCTCGACCGAGGAATTCACCAACGACTTCATCAACTCGCTGCGCGACGACAAGACCAGTGCGTTCCAGCGCCGCTACCGGGACGTCGACATCCTGCTGATCGACGACATCCAGTTCCTGGAGAACCGGGAGCGGACCCAGGAGGAGTTCTTCCACACCTTCAACACCCTGCACAACGCCAACAAGCAGATCGTGATCACCTCGGACCGGTCGCCGAAGCAGCTCGCCACCCTGGAGGACCGGCTGCGGACCCGGTTCGAGTGGGGGCTGCTCGCCGACATCCAGCCGCCGGACCTGGAGACCCGGATCGCGATCCTGCAGAAGAAGGCCGCGCAGGAGCGGCTGTACGCGCCACCGGACGTGCTGGAGTTCATCGCCTCCCGGGTGTCGAACTCGATCCGGGAACTGGAGGGCGCGTTGATCCGGGTGACCGCGTTCGCCAGCCTCACCCGCTCGACGGTGGAACTCTCGCTCGCCGAGGAGGTGCTGCGGGACTTCATCCCGGACGGCGCCGGCCCGGAGATCACCGCAGACCAGATCATGGTCTCCACCGCCGACTACTTCGGGGTCAGCCTGGAGGACCTGCGCGGCCACTCCCGGTCCCGGGTACTGGTCAACGCCCGGCAGGTCGCCATGTACCTCTGCCGCGAGCTGACCGACCTCTCGCTGCCCCGGATCGGTCAGGCGTTCGGCGGGCGGGACCACACCACCGTCATGCACGCGGACCGCAAGATCCGCCAACAGATGGCGGAGCGTCGCTCGCTCTACAACCAGATCGCCGAGCTGACCAACCGGATCAAGCAGACTTCCTGA
- a CDS encoding DUF721 domain-containing protein, which translates to MPRRTPGAARDAAGGRSAETSASTGADLSAGKSGPELARAVLDAAKARREAAPRRRGTAGGGSETGQRRLRGYSGPGPDPRDPQPLGVVLSRLMKARGWEQPTAEATVFGAWERVVGPEIAQHSRPVKLEDGELTVEARSTAWATQLRLLAGSLLQQIAREVGHNVVRRLHIHGPAAPSWSRGPRRVRGRGPRDTYG; encoded by the coding sequence ATGCCCCGTCGCACTCCCGGCGCGGCCCGGGACGCCGCTGGCGGCCGCTCGGCGGAAACCAGCGCGAGCACCGGTGCCGACCTGTCGGCCGGTAAGTCCGGCCCGGAGCTGGCCCGTGCGGTGCTGGACGCGGCGAAGGCCCGGCGCGAGGCGGCCCCCCGGCGGCGCGGCACGGCCGGCGGCGGAAGCGAAACCGGCCAGCGCCGCCTGCGCGGCTACTCCGGACCCGGACCCGACCCCCGCGACCCGCAGCCGCTCGGCGTGGTGCTCAGCCGGCTGATGAAGGCCCGGGGGTGGGAACAACCGACGGCGGAGGCCACCGTCTTCGGGGCGTGGGAACGGGTGGTCGGCCCGGAGATCGCCCAGCACAGCCGGCCGGTGAAGCTCGAGGACGGGGAACTCACCGTCGAGGCCCGGTCGACGGCGTGGGCCACCCAGCTCCGGCTGCTCGCCGGTTCGCTGCTCCAGCAGATCGCTCGGGAGGTCGGCCACAACGTGGTGCGCCGGCTGCACATCCACGGTCCCGCCGCACCGTCCTGGTCCCGGGGGCCCCGACGGGTACGTGGTCGCGGCCCCCGCGACACCTACGGCTGA
- the recF gene encoding DNA replication/repair protein RecF (All proteins in this family for which functions are known are DNA-binding proteins that assist the filamentation of RecA onto DNA for the initiation of recombination or recombinational repair.), producing the protein MYVRRLELVDFRSYERVGVDLEPGANVLVGANGVGKTNLVEALGYVATLDSHRVATDAPLVRLGAESAVIRCAVVHEGRELLVELEIVPGKANRARLGRSPARRARDVLGALRLVLFAPEDLELVRGDPAERRRYLDDLLVLRQPRYAGVRADYERVVKQRNALLRTAYLARKTGGTRGGDLSTLAVWDTHLARHGAELLAGRLELVAALTPHVTKAYDAVAAGRAEAGIVYRPSVELVEPVPDRAALTEALTTALAETRTAEVERGTTLVGPHRDDLVLTLGPLPAKGYASHGESWSFALALRLAAYDLLRSDGIEPVLALDDVFAELDAGRRERLAELVGGAAQLLVTCAVDDDVPVALRGTRYQVGEGTVSRVE; encoded by the coding sequence GTGTACGTCCGCCGGCTCGAACTGGTCGACTTCCGCTCGTACGAGCGGGTCGGCGTCGACCTCGAACCGGGGGCGAACGTCCTGGTCGGGGCGAACGGGGTCGGCAAGACCAACCTCGTCGAGGCGCTCGGCTACGTGGCGACCCTGGACAGTCACCGAGTCGCCACCGACGCTCCGCTGGTCCGGCTCGGCGCCGAGTCGGCGGTGATCCGCTGCGCGGTGGTGCACGAGGGCCGGGAACTCCTGGTCGAGTTGGAGATCGTCCCCGGCAAGGCCAACCGGGCCCGGCTGGGGCGGTCACCGGCCCGCCGGGCGCGGGACGTGCTCGGCGCGCTGCGACTGGTGCTCTTCGCCCCGGAGGACCTCGAACTCGTCCGGGGCGACCCGGCCGAACGCCGCCGCTACCTGGACGACCTGCTGGTCCTCCGGCAGCCCCGGTACGCCGGGGTGCGGGCCGACTACGAGCGGGTGGTCAAGCAGCGCAACGCCCTGCTGCGTACGGCGTACCTGGCACGCAAGACCGGCGGCACCCGGGGCGGGGACCTCTCCACCCTGGCCGTGTGGGACACCCACCTGGCCCGGCACGGCGCGGAACTGCTCGCCGGGCGGCTGGAACTGGTCGCCGCGCTCACCCCGCACGTCACCAAGGCGTACGACGCGGTGGCCGCCGGCCGGGCGGAGGCCGGCATCGTGTACCGGCCGTCGGTGGAGCTGGTCGAGCCGGTGCCGGACCGGGCGGCCCTCACCGAGGCGCTGACCACCGCGCTGGCCGAAACCCGCACCGCCGAGGTGGAGCGCGGGACGACCCTGGTCGGCCCGCACCGCGACGACCTCGTGCTCACCCTCGGCCCGCTCCCCGCGAAGGGGTACGCCAGCCACGGCGAGTCCTGGTCGTTCGCCCTAGCCCTGCGGCTCGCCGCGTACGACCTGCTCCGCTCGGACGGGATCGAGCCGGTGCTGGCGCTCGACGACGTCTTCGCCGAACTGGACGCCGGCCGCCGGGAGCGGCTGGCGGAGCTGGTCGGCGGGGCCGCACAGCTCCTGGTGACCTGCGCCGTCGACGACGACGTGCCGGTGGCCCTGCGGGGCACGCGATACCAGGTCGGCGAAGGGACGGTAAGCCGTGTCGAATGA
- a CDS encoding protein jag, which translates to MTDTSTPRADQAPDEDTAPTAEKGAEEAGTDAEARVKKAPAESELFRQSEIAADYVEGLLDILDYDGDIDELVSGGRPVVEVVGTRLQNLVGQRGATLEALQELTRLAVFRQTGTPSRLLLDVGGYRANRRKELAAVAKNAVEKVKEYGELVRLEPMSAFERKCVHDVVNAMDGVESESEGVEPNRRIIVRPTD; encoded by the coding sequence GTGACCGACACCAGCACTCCCCGCGCCGACCAGGCCCCGGATGAGGACACTGCTCCGACTGCGGAGAAGGGGGCCGAGGAAGCCGGGACCGACGCCGAGGCGCGCGTAAAGAAGGCGCCGGCCGAGAGTGAGCTGTTCCGGCAGAGCGAGATCGCGGCGGACTACGTCGAGGGTCTGCTCGACATCCTCGACTACGACGGGGACATCGACGAGCTGGTGTCGGGTGGCCGGCCGGTCGTCGAGGTGGTTGGCACCCGCCTGCAGAACCTGGTCGGACAGCGCGGCGCGACCCTGGAGGCGCTCCAGGAGCTGACCCGGCTGGCGGTGTTCCGGCAGACCGGTACGCCGAGCCGACTGCTGCTGGACGTCGGCGGCTACCGGGCGAACCGTCGCAAGGAGTTGGCCGCCGTCGCCAAGAATGCGGTGGAGAAGGTCAAGGAGTACGGCGAGCTGGTCCGGCTGGAGCCGATGTCCGCGTTCGAGCGCAAGTGCGTGCACGACGTGGTGAACGCGATGGACGGTGTGGAGAGCGAGTCCGAGGGTGTCGAGCCCAACCGGCGGATCATCGTTCGGCCGACGGACTGA
- the dnaN gene encoding DNA polymerase III subunit beta — translation MKFRVERDALAEAVAWTAKSLPNRPSVPVLAGVMLRVSDGNLQVSGFDYEVSSQVTVEVQGDADGAALVSGRLLAEITKALPAKPVDIAAVGAHLELVCGSARFTLPTMPVEDYPALPEMPESAGTVDAAAFAAAVAQVAVAAGRDETLPMMTGVRLELNGDTLAMLATDRYRLALREMQWRPDDAGVSINALVPARTLHDTAKALGPLGGEVTLALSQGKAGEGMIGFSGGTRRTTSRLLDGANYPPVRSLFPPSHNAEARVAVSTLIEVVKRVALVAERTTPVLLSFSSDGLVVEAGGTEEARASEAMDATFSGDALTVGFNPQYLIDGLANLGSQTAIFAFVDALKPAVISPAGEDGEAIPGYRYLIMPIRVSR, via the coding sequence ATGAAGTTCCGAGTGGAGCGCGACGCGCTCGCCGAGGCTGTGGCGTGGACCGCGAAGAGCCTCCCCAACCGGCCGTCCGTACCGGTGCTCGCCGGGGTGATGCTCCGGGTGAGCGACGGCAACCTCCAGGTTTCCGGCTTTGACTACGAGGTCTCCAGCCAGGTCACCGTCGAGGTGCAGGGCGACGCCGACGGGGCCGCCCTGGTCTCCGGCCGCCTGCTCGCCGAGATCACCAAGGCCCTGCCCGCCAAGCCGGTCGATATCGCGGCGGTCGGCGCACACCTCGAACTGGTCTGCGGCAGCGCCCGGTTCACCCTGCCCACCATGCCGGTGGAGGACTACCCGGCTCTGCCGGAGATGCCGGAGAGCGCCGGCACCGTGGATGCCGCCGCCTTCGCCGCGGCGGTCGCCCAGGTCGCGGTAGCCGCCGGCCGGGACGAGACGCTGCCGATGATGACCGGCGTCCGGCTGGAGCTGAACGGCGACACCCTGGCCATGCTCGCGACCGACCGCTACCGGCTCGCCCTGCGCGAGATGCAGTGGCGGCCGGACGACGCAGGCGTCAGCATCAACGCCCTGGTTCCGGCCCGTACGCTGCATGACACCGCCAAGGCCCTCGGCCCGCTCGGCGGCGAGGTGACCCTCGCCCTGTCCCAGGGCAAGGCCGGCGAAGGCATGATCGGCTTCTCCGGCGGCACCCGACGGACCACCAGCCGGCTGCTCGACGGGGCGAACTACCCGCCGGTTCGGTCGCTCTTCCCACCGAGCCACAACGCCGAGGCCCGGGTGGCGGTGAGCACCCTGATCGAGGTGGTCAAGCGGGTCGCCCTGGTCGCCGAGCGAACCACCCCGGTGCTGCTCAGCTTCAGCTCCGACGGCCTGGTCGTGGAGGCCGGCGGCACCGAGGAGGCTCGCGCCAGCGAGGCCATGGACGCGACCTTCAGCGGGGATGCGCTGACCGTCGGCTTCAACCCGCAGTACCTGATCGACGGCCTGGCGAACCTGGGTAGCCAGACCGCCATCTTCGCCTTCGTCGACGCGTTGAAGCCCGCCGTGATTTCCCCGGCCGGTGAGGATGGCGAGGCCATTCCTGGGTACCGGTACCTGATCATGCCGATCCGGGTCTCCCGCTGA
- the rnpA gene encoding ribonuclease P protein component, which translates to MLAAAQRLRRSTDFAAVIRGGRRAGRGAVVVHLALPPTLGSEASSLPEPARTADAEHPSAPTRAGFVVSKAVGPAVVRNRVRRRLRHLVRERLAALPAGSILVVRALPAAAEASYARLGTDLDAAVAAAQAPRSRRSR; encoded by the coding sequence GTGCTGGCAGCCGCGCAGCGACTGCGGCGCAGCACCGACTTCGCCGCAGTGATCCGTGGTGGGCGGCGCGCCGGCCGTGGCGCGGTCGTCGTCCACCTGGCACTGCCGCCGACACTCGGGTCCGAGGCATCGTCTTTGCCGGAGCCGGCGCGGACAGCGGATGCGGAGCACCCCTCCGCACCGACCCGCGCCGGCTTCGTCGTGTCCAAGGCGGTTGGCCCGGCGGTGGTCCGTAACCGGGTACGCCGCCGACTGCGGCACCTGGTCCGCGAACGGCTCGCCGCGCTGCCCGCCGGCAGTATCCTCGTGGTGCGCGCCCTCCCCGCGGCAGCCGAGGCGAGTTACGCCCGGCTCGGCACCGACCTGGACGCAGCCGTCGCCGCAGCACAGGCGCCCCGCAGCCGGCGGTCCCGGTGA
- the rpmH gene encoding 50S ribosomal protein L34 produces the protein MSKRTFQPNNRRRAKTHGFRLRMRTRAGRAIISTRRSKGRARLSA, from the coding sequence GTGAGCAAGCGCACCTTCCAGCCGAACAACCGCCGGCGCGCGAAGACCCACGGCTTCCGGCTGCGCATGCGTACCCGTGCCGGCCGCGCCATCATCTCGACCCGTCGCTCCAAGGGTCGCGCCCGCCTGTCGGCCTGA
- the yidD gene encoding membrane protein insertion efficiency factor YidD gives MLVGPIIAYRRWISPALPARCRFYPSCSAYGLEAVVRHGALRGAGLTIRRLLRCHPFHPGGYDPVPEPGARRRADVTGA, from the coding sequence ATGCTGGTCGGACCCATCATCGCGTACCGTCGTTGGATAAGCCCGGCACTGCCGGCCCGCTGTCGGTTCTACCCGTCGTGCAGCGCGTACGGCCTGGAGGCCGTCGTGCGACACGGTGCGCTCCGGGGAGCCGGCCTGACGATCCGGCGGCTGCTGCGCTGCCACCCCTTTCACCCCGGTGGATACGACCCGGTGCCGGAGCCGGGCGCCCGCCGCCGCGCCGACGTGACTGGAGCCTGA
- a CDS encoding ParA family protein: MHDDGRYDDDPGVTGRRAEPTTAAPVSRETEPAAWPVSGGDSDDLASAGRAVPANPWGGTVYGGRSSSGYGDGQSTTDQPPRTADESGSGVYRTGPAVGHEPGRRVVEVVAPVHPSPAPVVPHQPAPAAVSGPPFGTIDTPTSPVGSPYGEPVDDAYVSRETPTREEDDPPLAMEAMRAVQILNPSGEVTMPRPERTRVMCVANQKGGVGKTTTTVNLAVALALHGNRVLVVDLDPQGNASTGLNVPHHTGVPDVYDCLIDSVPLEEVAQGVEGIPNLWCVPATIDLAGAEIELVSVVARESRLSRAIAAYPGQFDYVFIDCPPSLGLLTVNALVAAQEVLIPIQCEYYALEGLNQLINNINLVRKHLNPALEVSTILLTMYDRRTRLADAVEQDVRNHFGDKVLQAVIPRNVRVSEAPSYGQSVMTYDPGSRGATSYFAAAQEIAERGVKEPVSRNG, translated from the coding sequence GTGCATGACGACGGCAGGTACGACGACGATCCCGGGGTGACCGGACGACGGGCAGAACCCACCACGGCCGCCCCTGTTTCACGTGAAACCGAACCAGCGGCCTGGCCGGTTTCCGGCGGTGACAGTGACGACCTGGCATCGGCGGGCCGGGCAGTCCCGGCCAACCCCTGGGGCGGGACGGTCTACGGCGGACGATCCTCGTCCGGATACGGCGATGGACAGTCCACTACCGACCAGCCACCTCGGACGGCCGACGAGTCCGGTTCCGGGGTGTATCGGACCGGGCCTGCGGTCGGCCACGAACCGGGCCGACGGGTCGTCGAGGTCGTCGCCCCTGTCCACCCTTCTCCGGCACCGGTCGTGCCGCACCAGCCCGCTCCGGCGGCGGTCTCCGGACCACCGTTCGGCACCATCGACACGCCCACGTCGCCAGTCGGCTCTCCGTACGGGGAACCGGTCGACGACGCGTACGTTTCACGTGAAACTCCGACGCGCGAAGAGGATGACCCACCGTTGGCTATGGAGGCTATGCGCGCCGTGCAGATCCTGAATCCCAGTGGCGAGGTCACCATGCCGCGCCCGGAGCGGACCAGGGTGATGTGCGTCGCGAACCAGAAGGGCGGCGTGGGGAAGACCACGACCACGGTGAACCTGGCGGTGGCGCTCGCCCTGCACGGAAACCGGGTCCTCGTGGTCGACCTGGACCCGCAGGGCAACGCTTCGACCGGGCTGAACGTCCCGCACCACACCGGGGTGCCGGACGTCTACGACTGCCTGATCGACAGTGTGCCCCTCGAAGAGGTCGCCCAGGGGGTGGAGGGTATCCCGAACCTGTGGTGCGTCCCCGCCACCATCGATCTCGCGGGTGCGGAGATCGAGTTGGTCTCGGTGGTGGCCCGGGAGTCCCGGCTGTCTCGGGCGATCGCCGCGTACCCCGGCCAATTCGACTACGTGTTTATCGACTGCCCGCCGTCCCTCGGCCTGCTCACCGTTAACGCATTGGTGGCGGCGCAGGAGGTGCTCATCCCGATCCAGTGCGAGTACTACGCGCTGGAGGGGCTCAACCAGCTCATCAACAACATCAACCTGGTCCGTAAGCACCTGAACCCGGCGCTCGAGGTTTCCACGATCCTGCTCACCATGTACGACCGGCGTACCCGACTGGCGGACGCCGTCGAGCAGGACGTGCGGAACCACTTCGGGGACAAGGTGCTCCAGGCGGTTATCCCTCGTAACGTCCGGGTCTCCGAGGCCCCGAGTTACGGCCAGTCGGTAATGACCTACGATCCCGGTTCACGAGGTGCCACCAGTTACTTCGCAGCCGCGCAGGAGATCGCCGAGCGTGGGGTAAAGGAGCCGGTGAGCCGGAATGGGTAG
- the gnd gene encoding phosphogluconate dehydrogenase (NAD(+)-dependent, decarboxylating) — MQLGLVGLGRMGGNMRERLRAAGHEVVGFDHNAELTDVASLTELVEKLDAPRAIWVMVPAGVTDATIDELAGVLGAGDIIIDGGNSRFSDDAPRAERLNERGIGYLDVGVSGGVWGRQNGYALMVGGSEEHVARLMPIFEALKPAGEFGFVHAGPVGAGHYAKMVHNGIEYGLMHAYAEGYELLAASELVTNVPGVFKSWREGTVVRSWLLDLLDRALDEDPELAELSGYTEDTGEGRWTVDEAVRLAVPLNVITASLFARFASRQDDSPAMKAVAALRQQFGGHAVRKR, encoded by the coding sequence ATGCAGCTCGGCCTGGTAGGACTCGGCCGGATGGGCGGCAACATGCGCGAGCGGCTGCGCGCCGCCGGGCACGAGGTGGTCGGCTTCGACCACAACGCGGAGTTGACCGACGTTGCCTCCCTGACGGAACTGGTCGAAAAGCTCGATGCGCCCCGCGCCATCTGGGTGATGGTGCCGGCCGGCGTCACCGACGCCACCATCGACGAACTGGCCGGCGTGCTCGGCGCGGGCGACATCATCATCGACGGCGGCAACTCCCGGTTCAGCGACGACGCTCCCCGCGCCGAGCGGCTGAACGAGCGCGGCATCGGCTACCTCGACGTCGGCGTCTCCGGCGGGGTGTGGGGCCGGCAGAACGGCTACGCGCTGATGGTCGGCGGCTCCGAGGAGCACGTCGCGCGGCTGATGCCGATCTTCGAGGCGCTCAAGCCGGCGGGCGAGTTCGGCTTCGTGCACGCCGGCCCGGTCGGCGCCGGGCACTACGCCAAGATGGTGCACAACGGCATCGAGTACGGCCTGATGCACGCCTACGCCGAGGGCTACGAGCTACTCGCCGCCTCCGAGCTGGTGACCAACGTGCCGGGCGTCTTCAAGTCCTGGCGCGAGGGCACCGTCGTCCGCTCCTGGCTGCTCGACCTGCTCGACCGGGCCCTCGACGAGGACCCGGAGCTGGCCGAGCTGAGCGGCTACACCGAGGACACCGGCGAGGGGCGCTGGACGGTCGACGAGGCGGTCCGGCTCGCCGTACCGCTGAACGTCATCACCGCCTCGCTCTTCGCCCGGTTCGCCTCCCGCCAGGACGACTCGCCGGCGATGAAGGCGGTCGCCGCGCTGCGCCAGCAGTTCGGCGGGCACGCCGTCCGCAAGCGCTGA
- the rsmG gene encoding 16S rRNA (guanine(527)-N(7))-methyltransferase RsmG: MTFDATAGVSGPGGTPPGPSPVDPRSANHFSAPQSHSDNRRGAGDPLPSAQDATLPPELAEAARTLFGDRLDLAAAYAELLATDGVVRGLIGPREAPRIWDRHLLNCAAVAERIAEDATVIDVGSGAGLPGLVLAIARPDLRVTLVEPLARRTAFLIEAVEGLGLTRMVRVFRGRAEEAAAGPAGGDPFSADVVTARAVAPLDRLATWCLPLTVRGGRLVALKGSSVADEIVEHAATVERLGGGEPTVHRCGAGVIDPPTTVVEIVRERVVGPVRGPRRANRRGGRSRGR; this comes from the coding sequence GTGACCTTCGACGCCACGGCTGGCGTTTCCGGCCCGGGTGGTACGCCACCCGGGCCGTCGCCTGTCGACCCCCGGTCAGCCAATCACTTCTCCGCGCCGCAGAGCCATTCCGACAACCGGCGCGGTGCCGGTGACCCGTTGCCCTCCGCGCAGGACGCGACGCTGCCGCCCGAGCTGGCGGAGGCGGCCCGGACCCTCTTCGGCGACCGGCTCGACCTGGCGGCCGCGTACGCCGAACTGCTCGCCACCGACGGCGTGGTGCGCGGCCTGATCGGCCCTCGGGAAGCCCCACGGATCTGGGACCGGCACCTGCTCAACTGTGCGGCGGTGGCGGAGCGGATCGCCGAGGACGCCACCGTCATCGACGTCGGTTCCGGGGCGGGGCTGCCGGGGCTGGTATTGGCCATTGCCCGTCCCGATCTCCGCGTCACCCTGGTCGAACCGCTCGCCCGCCGGACCGCTTTCCTGATCGAGGCGGTCGAAGGGCTCGGGCTGACTCGGATGGTCCGGGTGTTTCGCGGCCGGGCGGAGGAAGCCGCCGCCGGTCCGGCTGGCGGCGATCCGTTCAGCGCCGACGTCGTCACCGCGCGGGCGGTAGCGCCGCTCGACCGGCTGGCCACCTGGTGCCTGCCGTTGACCGTCCGAGGTGGACGCCTTGTCGCTCTGAAGGGCTCCTCCGTCGCCGACGAGATCGTCGAGCACGCGGCGACGGTCGAACGGCTCGGTGGCGGTGAACCGACCGTGCACCGGTGTGGGGCGGGGGTGATCGATCCACCCACGACCGTCGTGGAGATCGTGCGGGAACGAGTGGTCGGCCCGGTACGCGGGCCACGTCGGGCGAACCGCCGTGGCGGTCGGTCGCGGGGGCGCTGA